The nucleotide window TGTGAGACCGCGGTCAAAAGGAAGGTTTATGTACAAAGAGCAGCCAGGTATCGCCGTTTCAAACTGTGATATTTCACATGGGGCTGAAACCTAACCTTATTAGTCTAAcaaaacacttacacacacacacacacacacacacacacacacacacacaaattctaCCACTTACATAAAGTCCGAAACTAgtgctagattaaaaaaaaatcgagGCATATCCACTTGAAGTCACTTTACCACGCGAGCCTGTACCATAGCTAGCAGTTGTATGTGAAAACGACCCATTTGTAGGCGATCAGTCTACTTTCCATCCTTATTTCTTTCGAACTCCGTTAAATGCCTTACTGATAAACATAGTAGCAAGTTAGAGACTGGAACTTCTTGTTGTTGGCTAACTTTCCACTAACTTAGCTTCACAAGGTGGCTAACGTTAACGAACTCATCTGAATTGTGAACAAATAGCCTGCATTTACCTGATTGTCTTATCTGTTGTGTGACGCTGTTAAAGTCCAAAAACCGATGGCCTATATTTATGAGATGAAAGTTGACGATAAAACAATCGGACGATAAACATCGACCCACTTTACACACTTGAATTTTGCTGTTGTCATGTTGGTTCCTATTGGTTGCTAACTAGCGGTAGCTTAGCAACAGTTCTCCTTACCTTCCTTGTGCTGGTGACGGTCAGTCTGGGTTAAATAGAGACTCTCATGACTGCAGTCTGTCGATAGACAGACCAGATCAGCACTAATGAGAAAAAGATTAGTTTAGGACGAGAAAAGATCCGGAGTGCGCGCATTTCATCATGCGCATGCGCGCATTTCATCATGCGCATGCGCAGTGGAACTGTCTGCCTTAGTTGTTCTCAATCAATCCTGGCTCCGCAGCAGCAGCCTTCATTTAACTCATTTAGTAGAGGGTCTAACAAGGGAAACACCCAAATTGTGCAGCACTAGGGGCTATCAGGACCGAAAACACTCAAAAGTAATCATCTATTTCAGGTCTTTAAATACACTACTAAAAAGCTGAGTTGAGTCAAGTGTGTTTTACATTCAAAGTATGTACTGGGATGGCCTCTATGAACAATGTTGGGAGCACTGCCCgaaaaaaataacagtaattGAGGAATAAttatatcaataaataaaaaaaacccaTCAATATCATTTAATAACAGTTTATTTGTAATCATTGGGTCTCCATATATTTAATCTAAAGCAACTTATTTTAACCAGGTtgtcaaaatgcagtttatatcTTCTTTAGTCCATTGAAATGTTAAACTGACATTGGGCCAGTCAATACTGTGAGGTCTTGTAAAATTATTCTTATTTAAAAGTTATTCTTGATACCAACTTTTCATGAAGCCATATAGTTTCATTTGAACTGTTAAAAATATGTAACCAGAACAACAGGGtcaattattttttatctttatctACTTTGCGTTCCCTCAAGGCAGCACCAGGCTGCATCTGTAGCTTCACCAGAACGCCACATGTCAATGACACAGAATCAGTACATGATTTCCCCATACTGAGCAATCAAAACAATATCTGAAAGGCCAAAGAGGGAATTCTAAAAGCAGAACACAAGTGCTGTGAAATGTCATGTGGTTGGTGAAGCTCATACAGCCTCAGGTCTAAATTGCTGAGGGTTATATAGCTGCACCTGTTGAGCAGTACTCATTAGCAACTGCAACTAATGATATGACAGCTCACTACAGTAAGCAAAGGCATTTTGTGTGAGTTAACCTCactttatgatttaaaaaaaaaaactgttaagcCCCACTCAGAGGCACACCTGAGTTTGAGATTTTAAGACAGAAAAAGTGAGAGAAGGGAACCAAAGGACTGAAAAGGACGGAGCAGTTGAAGACAAGTGAGAGAAAGTCAAAAACACTTTACAATGCCCATCTATTGTCCGGACTAACCTGTCATATCAAATATCTCAGAATAATTTAGATTGCATGTTCATTGTAATtgtataataaatgtaaaaaattaaacacGGACAAGTCTAGAATCTCTTCATTTGTCGTCTTTCTTGCCGCCTCTGTTTCTTGTCATTCTTCTCATTGTCTTCAGGAGCTGCCTGTGAATCAGCAGAAAACCAGGGGCCCAGGAAGTTGGCCCACAGTAGATGCAAAGCCCTTGCAGGTGCCTGGTGTGAAGAGAGAGTAAAAAATATGGCTTTAgtaaaaatagaattgtgaaacCTCAAAGATATCACAATCAGAGCAATTGCGCAGTCTCACCAAGAGCCAGAAGTACCAGAAGTAGGATGACAGAGAACTGAGGACCTGAACAATGGCAGTAAGAAGAATCACATCCTTCAGGTGTCTGCATATCAATATGTAAACAAAAATCAGTTATGGTTATGAGGAGTATTTATCACTGTctgggaaaaaaatctacagATTAAACATCCAACTCACTCTGCCATGCCTTGTTCCATATTAAGGTCAATTCCTCCATCCAGCAAGCTCCCATCTTCAGCAAATGCAGCTTTGGCCATTGCAGACATAGATCTGTAGCTGCCAATGTAAACCGCTATTGCGAATAGTAGAAAGAACTGGTACAAAAGAGACAAAGAAAGAAGTGAATATGTTTATCAtttcttttgtttatttaaataaataatatacctTACAGTACTGTACTATGGtaagtagaaaaaaaattaatattgtaaCATACGCTATcagtcaaacgtttttttttttttaatgtttttttaaagaagtctcttctgctcaccaagctttcttatttgatccaaagtacagcaaaagcagtaatattgtgaaaatatttttactatttaaaacaactgatttCTGTTGATTttcagctgaatttttagtatcattactccagtcacatgatccttcagaaaaaatataatattccgatttgctggtcaaaaaaaaacattattgttaATTTGTTTAGATTAATtgttgcatttatctgaaatagaaatgttttctaacattataaatgttacaaaagctttttatttcagataaatgctgatttttgcatctttctattcattaagtaaacctggagaaaaaaaaaatctacttaaataaaaagactggagtaatgatgctgaaaatgtggctttgatcacataaataaataacattttaaaatatctttaaatagaaaagagttattttaaatagtaaaaatatttcacaatattactgcttttgctgtattttggatcaaataaatgcaaaaaatcatactgtttaaacacttttgactggtattgtaatacaaagtaaatatacattttttgcaGTATAAATTGGGTTTTTATACATACAAATATAGAGCTGCCTCATGCATTTTAGAACTGGGGCCCCCTCACATAAATAGGGACCCATGGCCACAAGTAGATTTGTATGCAACAATGAAGATTTGCTCATACACACCAATGAatgcaaaaacacaaaatatacaTTTGCTCTTATTCACATCATACTCTGACTTACCCAtgtccaaaatgtagatgagttgtAAAAGAGCAAGAGATTGACTGCTGCATAAATAGCCTGAAAAGAATACAACACCAATCAATCCATTAATTCTTACaaattattctttaaaaaaatcttaggaTTTAAAAAGGTACATTGAAACTCATATGCATGCCTTACGTTTGCTCCCAGGATGATTCTGCAATAGAACTTCAGAGTGTCCTGGTTTTCCTCATGGATTTGTTTTTTGCCTTTGGTTCCAACTTTTCCTTTCGGCTAATGAGAGATATATTACTTAGCAGGACAGCACTGACACACAGAAAATTACAATCTTGCCAGTCAGAATAGACAGTTATTACATGAATACATTTAAAGGCACACAGTTATGAATCATATTTCATTGTCTCATACCGCCATCTCCCCTGAGTTCTCCTTCTCGTCTCGTTCACCTAATAACGCCTTTCTCCTTAGGCATCTAAAAAAAACTAACGGAtcggatttttttaaagaataatctTCAAAATGTATCAACTACCAAATAATGTCAATGCAATATACCACATCAGCGTTCGGGAGCACGTTTCCGGCGCCTGGAAAAAGCGTCACAGCTGCAAAAACTGGATTTGACGCCACCTCGTGCTAATTTCATGTATATACAGGACTATATGTTGAATATATGTTGTCCTGATCCAAGAGGTCACTGACATTTTACCGTAGTCTAAGGGTTGTTTTTGAGGTAAGCTGATCTAATGTGTATACAGTTTTTAAATTCTTGCCGAATTATCCTAAAACAGCTTCTTgaaatgagtgcatatttcagACAAAAAACTTAATATGATATTATTAAATCTACATTTTCAAATCATTCAGTAAGTTAAGGCGAGACACGGCAGGCAAAAAcgtcgttttttttttattggtcaattttgagatttttggatatttctcttcaataacatgtcttcttttagacttgtggtgaaaaaaagtccgaaatacacatttaggtctttattttactgcactttgtctgtttgcgtctgtagatttctcataaattcaacaaaagttgGCGTTCTAAATCAACATGCTGCTCCGCGATCTCTGTCTGTACCCAGTCATCACGTACACTGCTGGAAAGCTCTCTCTCTTCTGTTCAATGCTGTCAGATCCAAATATGGTTATTTCCTTTTTATCAGCAACCAATCGTGAAAGTAAAAGAGgggatttaactctaaatgcgcaatctcattggctgaagataatttctgacaacgtgatcagaatcgtcacatggtatgctttgacgcttccttgtttggtttagctttccgcggtatcttttgagtgaatgaatgaaaataacttCGCGTCAATCATCGAAAAGAGTACAGCAGTTGTCACTTGCAAGGGGGAAAATGAAAATTAGTAATGGATTACATGGTGAAATGCCCTCGGGAAGCGCATCTGAACGTAAGCTGTTGATGGGAACCCAGGGTGGTTTAGATATAAGCCaatctataaataaagtgcactctacacaacagtggctgcttgttcatgtatttgtggttctctgtggttagttgaaggtcttatttggcaatgttgttttattcagtttacattgttataaataattacttggccagttgttttgcttgttagcaatgttttcatataaaaatgtgtggaatttttacaatataaatttttaaagcccattttctcaaaatgacttttctctcatactccaagtccgaaatctccacttcagtagcacctatatagaccaaactttccagtcttgtacctagttatattatgaagactattacagagggatttgtaaatatattattcctagcctgatttatataacattttattccaaaaaacatggcgaaaatacattttttaaggctattgacagtatattctaatttacaggataacaaaagtggatatccataaatccctctgtaattgttttcccatctaatatgtgaacacaatgaaaaaagaattttgaacctggctttatccaattctgagatttcgttttttaaaatataggcaaattagcgcatatttacttagataatgcctaatttgcatatttaaacataaaattacaaaaactttgtaatacatttttttctcatcttaatgtaggtaatcaactgggaaagtttcatggtgatatctgctagttaaaaattttaccctattcacctgtagtgtctcgccttaagttcAGTGAAGTGTTTTTGAGGTCCCCATGCTGAAGACCAACTTCTCCCCTTAATAAGACAAAACCTAATAGCAAAGTCCAAAAACAATTTGTACTGAATTATGTGTGTAGTGGGCCTACATTGAAAGCACCAATCACAAATGAGtgttcatttgtgaccctggaccaagtaaccggggtatatttgtagcaatagcaaacaatacattgtatgggtcaatatatatatatatatatatatttttttaatgccaaaaatcattaggatcttaagtaaagatcgtgttccatgaagaaattttgtacattttactgtaaatatatcaaaatttttgattagtaatatgcatggctaagaacttaatttgtacaactttaaaggtgattttctcaattatttagatttttttgcaccctcagattccaataTTGGAACAGCTTTATCAAGAGTACATGTTGACATTGACCTTGGCTGTGGAAGTTTCATTACCTTGTCACATGAATTGTTAATCATAACTTACCTTTTCACCTATTTCCTCTGTGTTTCCCGACTCCAGTTCAACAAAGTTTAAAGAGTTCAGCAGAGTTTAAAGAAGGAGTTTTGTGTGCATGTGTATCAGTTCTCTGTCTGTGTTAAGTAGCAGGTTCAGATGGGCTGTCCAGTAGATCAGTAACCACGTTGGTATATACAATCTCCTCACCTGTGATATCTTTAGTTCATTTATGCAATCATATGTTCAGTGTCCACTGGTTGATTATTGACATTTTTATGATCTTAAAATTGATCTTAAAATTCAAGATTAGAAAACATCTCTTTTTTTTATCTGTATATCTCTTCCAGAAAAGTCAATTGACCTTCAATATTTGTACCACCAAGCTATTTCAAACATTATTGCCTCAATCATGGAAGATCCATTCAAGTTGAGCCAAATCCTTCCCATGTGCATGCCCAAAC belongs to Garra rufa chromosome 3, GarRuf1.0, whole genome shotgun sequence and includes:
- the tmem208 gene encoding transmembrane protein 208; protein product: MAPKGKVGTKGKKQIHEENQDTLKFYCRIILGANAIYAAVNLLLFYNSSTFWTWFFLLFAIAVYIGSYRSMSAMAKAAFAEDGSLLDGGIDLNMEQGMAEHLKDVILLTAIVQVLSSLSSYFWYFWLLAPARALHLLWANFLGPWFSADSQAAPEDNEKNDKKQRRQERRQMKRF